A genomic region of Dermacentor andersoni chromosome 9, qqDerAnde1_hic_scaffold, whole genome shotgun sequence contains the following coding sequences:
- the LOC126529623 gene encoding nuclear envelope integral membrane protein-like, whose product MGRQRDMTGAGFALSAVIVLLSAPGRVVGSAVLLEEHRAYSSPQKYDYVGGVDVYCWEPPHNAPSYFDVFRTAAVEFSVAPDDLQLFTGEDEQTVQQKYFHSGVDFSFLATKLQRKVSFLNRRHRRCLGVFSRGAYEFAFVRSVNLRGIAQFCVGIVAFFVAPVVSRRAAVFYTCGISFGVFVFPLIAVFFVSRLLPRRAAGYALVLFGWSLAVSWLEFLWSNVQDVVEKYRHFVVCYVVGSTALSFAVCYRVGPPSNPRTLNLIQWSLQLVGLACVYFSSDRSDVMAGVVVIMVSTYLLQFWSRRPPASNANRSTPTVLLTPAVEQGATPTDSPRASSCTHFGDDGMWTIVTKIRARQAKKIEMCIRADDGIRSPRQWVTVSERDMLDNSGDEFDHFLEEPNVDEPDNTY is encoded by the coding sequence ATGGGTCGACAGCGCGACATGACTGGTGCCGGGTTTGCCTTGTCGGCGGTGATCGTGCTTTTGAGTGCGCCGGGTCGTGTCGTGGGATCCGCCGTACTTCTGGAGGAACATCGCGCCTACTCGTCGCCACAGAAGTACGACTACGTCGGGGGCGTCGATGTCTACTGCTGGGAGCCACCACACAATGCCCCGAGCTACTTCGATGTCTTCAGGACAGCCGCGGTCGAGTTTTCCGTCGCCCCCGATGACCTGCAACTGTTCACCGGTGAAGATGAGCAGACCGTGCAGCAGAAGTACTTCCACAGTGGCGTCGATTTTTCCTTTTTGGCGACGAAATTGCAGCGCAAGGTCAGCTTTCTGAACCGTCGCCACCGCcgctgccttggcgtgttttcgaGAGGCGCTTACGAGTTCGCGTTCGTGCGCAGCGTCAACCTTCGGGGCATCGCTCAGTTCTGCGTCGGCATCGTCGCTTTCTTCGTGGCCCCCGTCGTTTCCCGTAGAGCTGCCGTTTTCTATACCTGCGGCATTAGTTTTGGCGTCTTCGTGTTTCCTCTGATTGCGGTGTTCTTCGTGAGCCGCTTGCTCCCGCGCAGGGCCGCAGGCTACGCCCTCGTGCTTTTCGGCTGGTCGCTGGCCGTGTCGTGGCTCGAGTTCCTCTGGTCAAACGTGCAGGACGTTGTGGAGAAGTACAGACATTTCGTCGTCTGCTACGTCGTCGGTTCGACTGCCTTGAGTTTCGCCGTCTGCTATCGTGTCGGACCGCCGAGCAACCCTCGAACGCTTAACTTGATTCAGTGGTCGCTGCAGTTGGTCGGTTTGGCCTGCGTCTACTTTTCCTCTGACAGGAGCGACGTGATGGCGGGCGTGGTAGTTATCATGGTGTCGACCTACCTGCTGCAGTTCTGGTCGCGCAGGCCTCCCGCCTCAAACGCCAACCGTTCGACACCTACCGTACTGTTGACACCTGCTGTCGAACAGGGCGCAACGCCGACAGATTCGCCAAGAGCGTCGAGCTGCACACACTTCGGTGACGATGGCATGTGGACTATAGTTACGAAGATTCGGGCTCGCCAAGCTAAGAAAATCGAGATGTGTATCCGTGCTGACGACGGCATACGCTCGCCGAGACAGTGGGTGACGGTGTCGGAACGTGACATGCTCGACAATAGTGGGGACGAGTTTGACCATTTCCTCGAGGAACCAAATGTAGATGAGCCCGACAACACATATTGA
- the LOC140213349 gene encoding uncharacterized protein — MDVCPNPQDKVCRVCDALNPGPDHQCSPRCKLCGGTHMTADHNCRARAAEEVEVAANATSPAGKPRSRSRARSRGRSQSRSRTPNPRQQQQRRSRSRIPRRTSTRDTETTEKQSQMPPAPLPCPLQTGNRHRPGATNVHWGDFNAVHTAWGYKHDHPKGTHLWATVEYAGLELVTDPAAPTRQGNSVSTDTTPDLTFTCNTRKVIWTSTMQDLGSNHYIISIETGDGPQEHNAGRQMKITNWNQLRKHRDEQQVEDIKDIEEWTDQRRWDIERMTQTIPSTAGLEAIDSWLLHMWKAKTHLQHRWKQQRHNRRLRKRIVQLNKEIEKHAPNLQQQQWEEKCAKMDGQLTTRCTWQILRYLIDPANTKTTHMQGIYKIIQAYGGTEEQFLRDAERLYISQTTPQIYSDNSGESNATLDAELAFAEIQAALVKLNTKSAPGPDRIPNRALRNLDYGSIEKLTKYINECWAHGKLPQQWKEANIILIPKPGKKLQLENLRPISITSCVGKLMEHAFLNRLTDYLVDNDLFPFTMIGLRRHLSTQDDLL, encoded by the exons atggacgtgtgccccaatcctCAGGACAAAGTGTGCCGTGTATGTGACGCACTTAACCCAGGCCCCGACCACCAGTGCTCCCCCCGTTGCAAGCTGTGCGGGGGAACACACATGACGGCGGATCACAACTGCCGCGCAAG GGCCGCCGAGGAAGTGGAGGTGGCCGCCAATGCCACCAGCCCCGCCGGCAAGCCCCGCTCGAGATCCAGGGCCCGCAGCCGAGGCCGCTCCCAGTCCCGGAGCCGCACCCCAAAcccccggcagcagcagcaacgccggTCTCGCAGCCGCATCCCCAGAAGGACCTCAACGAGAGACACCGAGACAACCGagaag CAGTCCCAGATGCCGCCAGCACCGCTTCCATGTCCTCTTCAAACGGGCAATCGACATCGCCCAGGGGCAACAAATGTTCATTGGGGGGACTTTAACGCGGTGCACACGGCGTGGGGTTACAAGCACGATCACCCCAAAGGCACGCATCTATGGGCAACGGTGGAATACGCCGGACTCGAGCTGGTCACCGACCCCGCGGCACCAACAAGGCAGGGCAACAGCGTTAGCACTGACACGACGCCGGACCTTACTTTCACGTGCAACACACGCAAAGTCATTTGGACAAGCACCATGCAAGACTTGGGAAGCAATCACTACATTATTTCCATAGAAACAGGAGACGGCCCGCAGGAACACAATGCCGGTCGACAAATGAAGATCACCAACTGGAATCAGCTACGCAAACATCGTGACGAGCAACAGGTGGAAGACATCAAAGATATAGAAGAATGGACCGACCAACGGCGGTGGGATATCGAGCGCATGACGCAAACGATCCCGTCAACAGCTGGGCTCGAGGCAATAGACTCCTGGTTGCTGCACATGTGGAAAGCCAAAACTCACCTGCAGCACCGATGGAAACAACAGAGACACAATAGGAGACTGCGCAAACGGATAGTGcagctcaacaaagaaatagaaaagcaCGCGCCTAACctgcaacaacaacaatgggaagagaaatgcgcGAAGATGGACGGTCAACTCACCACGCGTTGCACGTGGCAGATACTGCGGTACCTGATTGATCCCGCCAACACCAAAACCACACACATGCAAGGCATATACAAAATCATACAGGCTTACGGGGGAACGGAAGAACAATTCCTACGGGATGCGGAACGCCTTTACATATCCCAAACGACACCGCAAATATATTCGGACAACTCGGGAGAAAGCAACGCCACCCTGGACGCGGAATTAGCCTTTGCCGAAATCCAGGCGGCCCTCGTAAAACTGAACACCAAGTCGGCCCCTGGCCCCGATCGAATACCCAATAGGGCACTACGCAATCTCGATTACGGATCGATCGAGAAACTCACAAAATACATTAACGAGTGTTGGGCGCACGGCAAGTTACCCCAGCAATGGAAAGAAGCAAATATCATACtgataccgaaacccggcaagaaATTACAGCTGGAGAACCTGCGCCCCATCTccatcacgtcctgcgtgggcaagttGATGGAGCACGCGTTTCTCAATAGACTCACGGATTACCTCGTGGACAACGACTTATTTCCATTCACCATGATTGGGCTCAGAAGACATCTCTCCACGCAAGACGACCTTCTGTAA